In Myxococcales bacterium, a genomic segment contains:
- a CDS encoding exosortase/archaeosortase family protein, whose amino-acid sequence MGLNVVLGVLAYRDLLTFRPYLNSDETLTIPSGEAVLFASSETAPLMIALLSLWLLYHRRVEFFALPRRTGPVWLAAIAFTVGGAIFAWAVYTRAHDLQALSLIANLVGCALLWRGFPALRIAAVPLLLLLFTMPPPAPLVASWIWSFQLATAVLAGWLLYLIEVPAVVSADVIQLTGDTYQVIESCSGLRSTLSLMIFSILMSNLFDRSRWHAVGLLLASIPIAFAMNGLRVLTLILNPASKIHTVHVAQGLVVLMCGLVLLYGVDGLLARLFPVRQQPRVAVGAANDRDEHAGISPLHRAVGVLCLLLLLLGTLNYMPRWRFRSAAGPQVELAFEQVMTGWESQKLETLESSFSTASFRYFHRMRYARPDAREQSALPQQVAADPPVDVFVGIGEHLNRFRSPLSPKNAFPGRGWVTEDLGEVHLDGSDAAITWKLLRSGTHRLIAYQWYEEDRGLLVEGVRSFFALDRSLLSRELPVIAIRIATQVDSTEPADIRQAHQRLTAFHSRVAVAVQSVKDRLRGSGDTEVSGTPKFPLWESYFLIDTESEKKFISKNKDLSINRTVA is encoded by the coding sequence ATGGGTTTAAATGTTGTGCTTGGTGTGCTCGCGTATCGCGATCTGCTGACTTTCCGTCCGTATCTGAACTCAGATGAGACACTCACGATTCCGTCGGGAGAAGCGGTCCTGTTTGCCTCGTCTGAAACGGCCCCTCTGATGATCGCATTGCTCAGTCTCTGGCTCCTGTATCACCGCAGGGTTGAGTTTTTCGCGCTTCCCCGCCGCACTGGACCGGTCTGGCTCGCAGCGATCGCGTTCACCGTTGGCGGCGCGATTTTTGCCTGGGCGGTGTACACCAGAGCTCACGACCTCCAGGCCCTTTCGCTGATCGCCAACCTGGTCGGATGTGCGCTCTTGTGGCGCGGGTTTCCGGCGCTGCGAATTGCAGCGGTTCCCCTCTTGCTCCTGTTGTTTACGATGCCCCCGCCCGCCCCGCTGGTGGCGAGCTGGATCTGGAGTTTTCAACTCGCCACGGCGGTCCTCGCGGGTTGGTTGCTCTATCTGATCGAGGTTCCCGCGGTGGTTTCCGCTGATGTAATCCAACTGACCGGAGACACCTACCAGGTAATTGAAAGTTGCAGCGGCCTCCGCTCGACCCTGAGCCTGATGATCTTTTCGATCCTCATGTCCAATCTGTTCGATCGCAGCCGCTGGCACGCTGTCGGGCTGTTGCTCGCATCGATTCCGATCGCATTTGCGATGAACGGCCTGCGGGTATTGACGCTGATCCTCAACCCAGCCTCGAAGATTCACACGGTTCACGTAGCCCAGGGACTTGTCGTGCTGATGTGTGGGCTGGTCCTGCTGTATGGAGTAGATGGCCTGCTGGCACGACTCTTCCCGGTACGGCAACAGCCTCGTGTCGCTGTTGGCGCTGCGAATGATAGAGATGAACACGCCGGGATTTCGCCGCTCCATCGCGCGGTGGGAGTCCTGTGTCTGCTGCTGCTGCTGCTCGGGACGCTGAACTACATGCCCAGATGGCGGTTCCGTAGCGCGGCTGGGCCACAAGTTGAACTGGCCTTCGAGCAAGTGATGACGGGTTGGGAGTCACAAAAACTCGAGACGCTGGAAAGCAGCTTTTCGACGGCTTCGTTTCGATACTTCCATAGAATGCGGTACGCGCGGCCCGATGCACGTGAGCAATCCGCGCTGCCGCAACAGGTGGCGGCTGACCCCCCGGTCGATGTGTTCGTGGGAATCGGCGAGCATCTGAATCGATTCCGTTCGCCGCTTTCGCCGAAGAACGCGTTCCCCGGCCGGGGTTGGGTAACCGAAGACCTGGGCGAGGTTCATCTCGACGGTAGCGACGCTGCGATCACGTGGAAGTTGCTTCGGTCCGGAACCCACCGCCTGATTGCGTATCAATGGTACGAGGAGGATCGCGGATTACTCGTGGAGGGGGTGCGAAGCTTTTTCGCCCTCGACCGAAGCCTGCTTTCGCGAGAGCTCCCGGTGATCGCGATTCGAATCGCAACGCAAGTCGATTCGACGGAGCCCGCCGACATCAGACAAGCGCATCAAAGACTCACAGCATTTCACAGCCGAGTTGCCGTCGCCGTGCAGTCCGTGAAGGATCGCTTGAGAGGGTCCGGAGACACCGAAGTCTCGGGGACTCCAAAGTTCCCTTTGTGGGAAAGTTATTTCCTAATCGACACCGAGTCTGAAAAAAAATTCATAAGTAAAAACAAGGACTTAAGTATAAATAGGACAGTGGCATGA
- a CDS encoding PEP-CTERM sorting domain-containing protein translates to MNKALALSAFALIMALPLVSSAVSIENTFLTSTTGTNAILVGDTIQFEVVLFIDSGFDVDTLLFTLSGDRDAAPSSTQGSGWAGVDNLVSGWSWNYTASGGRVKFGTNGRVAPLPAPAPTPDLVTGPYGFFGILKVGDGVPSMVGTVTITANTLGSYSGGAYLHPGVGTIEAFGTAYDVTITGGAFDVVPEPGTALLMMLGLGGLGIMGRSNRK, encoded by the coding sequence ATGAACAAAGCACTCGCTCTGAGCGCCTTCGCGCTCATCATGGCGCTGCCGCTGGTCAGTTCAGCTGTGTCGATTGAGAATACCTTTCTTACGTCGACGACCGGTACCAACGCCATTCTCGTAGGCGACACGATTCAGTTCGAAGTCGTCCTTTTCATCGACAGCGGTTTTGATGTCGACACGCTCCTCTTTACACTCAGTGGTGACCGCGATGCCGCACCCTCCTCCACGCAGGGATCGGGTTGGGCCGGCGTCGACAACTTGGTGTCCGGCTGGAGCTGGAATTATACCGCCAGCGGTGGCAGGGTAAAATTTGGGACGAACGGTCGTGTCGCTCCCCTCCCCGCACCCGCTCCGACCCCAGATCTAGTTACAGGCCCGTACGGGTTCTTCGGCATCCTCAAGGTGGGTGACGGCGTCCCATCGATGGTCGGTACCGTTACGATCACGGCTAATACTCTCGGCAGCTATTCGGGTGGCGCTTACCTCCATCCCGGCGTTGGCACGATCGAAGCATTCGGGACGGCCTACGACGTTACGATCACTGGTGGTGCCTTCGACGTGGTTCCGGAGCCCGGAACGGCATTGCTCATGATGCTCGGTCTCGGTGGACTCGGCATAATGGGTCGCTCCAACCGCAAGTAG